Proteins encoded by one window of Cannabis sativa cultivar Pink pepper isolate KNU-18-1 chromosome 4, ASM2916894v1, whole genome shotgun sequence:
- the LOC115714867 gene encoding mulatexin-like, with protein sequence MKYLSSLIITLCLANVLCLGLVYADERPDHQCGPNLGNPPCGDGRCCSIHNFCGGGSSYCRGGNCRYQCWFAAAPTGGLPRDNSVTKIVTKSLYNEMFKHRSDCQSQGFYSYEAFITATQSFPGFATTGDVSTRKRELAAFFAQTSQVTTGYGPSDPHAWGYCSINGTVHTTAGNDYCTSPKWPCASGKKYISRGPIQLTHNYNYGLAGKALGVDLIKNPDLVAIDPVVSFRTALWFWMTKHDSKPASCHDILINANSKTNDQVSSSYVAIDKIVNDNSQIVQTELGENSRVSNSIGYYKRYCDMLEVSYGKLI encoded by the exons ATGAAGTATTTGAGCAGCCTTATCATCACATTATGTTTGGCTAATGTATTATGCCTTGGATTGGTTTATGCAGATGAAAGACCCGATCACCAATGTGGGCCTAATCTAGGAAATCCTCCATGTGGAGACGGAAGGTGTTGCAGCATCCATAACTTTTGTGGTGGCGGATCTAGTTACTGCAGAGGAGGAAACTGCCGATACCAGTGCTGGTTCGCAGCAGCACCGACTGGTGGTCTCCCTCGTGATAATTCTGTTACTAAAATAGTCACCAAATCACTCTACAACGAaatgtttaaacatagaagtgaTTGTCAAAGCCAGGGCTTCTATAGCTACGAGGCTTTCATCACTGCCACTCAATCCTTTCCTGGCTTTGCTACTACTGGAGACGTCTCAACTCGTAAGAGGGAGCTCGCTGCTTTCTTTGCTCAAACTTCTCAAGTAACCACTG GCTATGGTCCTAGTGATCCACATGCGTGGGGATATTGTAGTATCAATGGGACTGTTCACACAACAGCTGGGAATGATTATTGCACTTCCCCTAAATGGCCTTGTGCTTCAGGCAAAAAATATATTAGCAGAGGACCTATCCAACTCACTCA CAACTACAACTACGGACTTGCCGGTAAGGCTCTTGGAGTTGATTTGATAAAAAATCCAGATTTGGTGGCCATAGACCCTGTTGTTTCATTCAGAACAGCCTTGTGGTTTTGGATGACTAAGCATGACAGTAAACCAGCTTCTTGCCATGATATTTTGATCAATGCTAATTCTAAAACTAATGATCAAGTGTCCTCAAGCTACGTTGCCATAGATAAAATAGTAAACGACAATTCTCAAATAGTCCAAACTGAGCTCGGCGAAAATAGCAGAGTTTCTAATAGCATTGGGTACTATAAAAGATATTGTGATATGTTAGAAGTGAGTTATGGAAAGCTCATATGA